A genomic stretch from Pempheris klunzingeri isolate RE-2024b chromosome 23, fPemKlu1.hap1, whole genome shotgun sequence includes:
- the psmb6 gene encoding proteasome subunit beta type-6 isoform X2, whose translation MAAAVSTMPFFGQNISAKNELVPDWTSQEVSTGTTIMAVEYDGGVVIGADSRTTTGAYIANRVTDKLTPIHDRIFCCRSGSAADTQAIADVVTYQLGFHSIELDEPPLVETAANLFKASCYRYREELTAGILVAGWDRRKGGQVYCVPIGGMLVRQPVSVGGSGSTYIYGFMDSNYKPGLSKEQCMELTAAALSLAMERDGSSGGVVRLASISEEGVERRVILGNQLPKLHTH comes from the exons ATGGCGGCAGCAGTATCAACGATGCCGTTCTTTGGACAGAACATTTCTGCTAAAAACGAACTGGTCCCGGACTGGACCAGCCAGGAAGTCAGCACCGGG accACCATCATGGCGGTGGAGTATGATGGAGGAGTGGTGATCGGCGCTGACTCTCGCACCACCACCGG cgcTTACATCGCCAACAGAGTAACAGACAAACTGACGCCAATCCACGACCGGATCTTCTGCTGCAG GTCTGGATCAGCCGCTGACACTCAGGCCATCGCTGACGTGGTCACCTACCAGCTGGGCTTCCACAg CATCGAGCTGGACGAGCCCCCATTGGTGGAGACGGCCGCCAATCTGTTCAAGGCCAGCTGCTACCGCTACAGAGAGGAGCTGACGGCCGGCATCCTGGTGGCAGGCTGGGACCGCCGCAAGGGGGGGCAG gtgtacTGTGTTCCCATTGGTGGGATGCTGGTCAGACAGCCGGTGTCAGTAGGCGGCAGTGGCAGCACCTACATCTACGGCTTCATGGACTCTAACTACAAACCAGGACTGAGCAAAGAGCAGTGTATGGAGCTCACTgcagcag ctctGAGCCTGGCGATGGAGAGAGACGGCTCCAGTGGTGGTGTGGTCAGACTGGCGAGCATCTCTGAGGAGGGAGTGGAGAGACGGGTCATACTGGGAAACCAGCTGCCCAAGTT acacacacactga
- the psmb6 gene encoding proteasome subunit beta type-6 isoform X1 produces the protein MAAAVSTMPFFGQNISAKNELVPDWTSQEVSTGTTIMAVEYDGGVVIGADSRTTTGAYIANRVTDKLTPIHDRIFCCRSGSAADTQAIADVVTYQLGFHSIELDEPPLVETAANLFKASCYRYREELTAGILVAGWDRRKGGQVYCVPIGGMLVRQPVSVGGSGSTYIYGFMDSNYKPGLSKEQCMELTAAALSLAMERDGSSGGVVRLASISEEGVERRVILGNQLPKFSTH, from the exons ATGGCGGCAGCAGTATCAACGATGCCGTTCTTTGGACAGAACATTTCTGCTAAAAACGAACTGGTCCCGGACTGGACCAGCCAGGAAGTCAGCACCGGG accACCATCATGGCGGTGGAGTATGATGGAGGAGTGGTGATCGGCGCTGACTCTCGCACCACCACCGG cgcTTACATCGCCAACAGAGTAACAGACAAACTGACGCCAATCCACGACCGGATCTTCTGCTGCAG GTCTGGATCAGCCGCTGACACTCAGGCCATCGCTGACGTGGTCACCTACCAGCTGGGCTTCCACAg CATCGAGCTGGACGAGCCCCCATTGGTGGAGACGGCCGCCAATCTGTTCAAGGCCAGCTGCTACCGCTACAGAGAGGAGCTGACGGCCGGCATCCTGGTGGCAGGCTGGGACCGCCGCAAGGGGGGGCAG gtgtacTGTGTTCCCATTGGTGGGATGCTGGTCAGACAGCCGGTGTCAGTAGGCGGCAGTGGCAGCACCTACATCTACGGCTTCATGGACTCTAACTACAAACCAGGACTGAGCAAAGAGCAGTGTATGGAGCTCACTgcagcag ctctGAGCCTGGCGATGGAGAGAGACGGCTCCAGTGGTGGTGTGGTCAGACTGGCGAGCATCTCTGAGGAGGGAGTGGAGAGACGGGTCATACTGGGAAACCAGCTGCCCAAGTTCtccacacactga